Within Actinoplanes sp. L3-i22, the genomic segment CTCCGGAGCCGGACGTGTGCCGGCGGACCTCGGGCACCACCCCGAACTCCGGTGTGATCACCGCCTCACCGGCCAGCAGCGCGGCGCCGGTCAGCGCGCCCGGGCCGGGCAGGCCGCGGGGGTCGCCGGGGACCGGGAGGACCAGCCGGATCTCGTCCGGATGCAGCTTCGCGAAGATCGGCAGGCCCTGACCGAGCGGGACATCGGTCCAGGTGCCCGGAGCATCGGCGACGAGGTGCTCCTCGTCGGCGGCGATCTCGTCGGCCAGGTCGTCGAACGGAATCAGTCCGGCGCGCCAGGCCCGCACCCAGGCCACGAATCGGGTGGACCGGCGGGCGGTGCGGGTGGCCGCATCTGCTGCGGGTGACATGCGAGCAAGGGTACGTGCCACCCGGGAACCTTGTCTCGACTCGGAGCGTCACCCCGGCGTGTCCGAAAGTACGGGCTACCGTGCGACTCATGTATGGGGAGGACGTGCTGTCCGGCAACTGGCGCCGGCGAAAAGTGATCCCGGCGGTGGACGCCGAGCCGGACCTGGTGGTCGAGGACGCCGACTCCGGGTTCTGCGGCGCGGTGGTGGGCTTCGAGCTCGGCGCCGTGGTGCTGGAGGACCGGTTCGGCAAGCGCCGCAACTTCCCGCTCGCCCCGGCCGCGTTCCTGCTCGACGGGCAGCCGGTGACGTTGCGCAGGCCGGCGCCGGGCGCCACGCCCGCGCAGCGCCGGGTGACCGCGTCCGGGTCGATCGCGGTGGCGAACGTGCCCGCCCAGGTGGCGAAGGCGAGCCGGATCTGGGTGGAGGGCATTCACGACGCCGCCCTGGTCGAGCGGATCTGGGGCGACGACCTGCGGATCGAGGGCGTGGTGGTGGAGCCGCTGGACGGCATCGACGACCTGGCCGGGGCGGTGCGTGGGTTCGATCCGGGCCCGCGGCGCCGGCTCGGCGTGCTCGTCGACCACCTGGTGCCGGGGTCGAAGGAGAGCCGGATCGTGGCCGCCGTCACCCACCCGGACGTGTTGATCACCGGCCATCCGTACGTGGACGTCTGGCAGGCGGTCAAGCCGCAGCGGGTCGGCCTGAGCAAGTGGCCGGTCATCCCGCCGGGCCGCCCGTGGAAGGAGGGCGTCTGCGCCGCGGTCGGCGTCCGCACCCCACAGGACATGTGGCGCAAGATCCTCGCCTCGGTCCACAGCTACAAGGACGTCGAGACCCCCCTCATCAACTCCATGGAGCGCCTGATCGACCACGTCACGGTCATCGAGGACTGAGGACGCGGCCGATCCGGGCCGCCGCTTCGGTGAGGCGGTCGGGAGAGTGCGCGGCGTAGCCGAGGACCAGGCCGGGTGGGCCCGGCCGCAGGCGGTGCCAGCTCAGTGGATGCACCAGCACGCCCTCAGCCCGCACCCGCTCGGCGATCGCGACGTCGTCCCCGGACGGCAGCTCGGCGAGCAGGTGCAGCCCGGCCGCCACCCCGCGCACCCGGGCCCGCGGCAGGTGCGCCCGCAGCCCGGCGAGCAGCGCGTCCCGGCGCGCCCGCTGCCGGGCCCGGACCGTGCGCAGGTGCCGCTCGTAGTCGCCGTTGGTCAGCAGCTCGGCCAGCACCAGCTGGGGGAGCGCCGAGGTGCCCAGGTCGCTGGCGTGCTTGGCGGCGAGCAGCTCGGCCTGCATCCCGCGCGGCGCGATCAGCCAGCCCAGCCGCATCCCCGGCGCCAGCGACTTG encodes:
- a CDS encoding DUF3097 domain-containing protein, which translates into the protein MYGEDVLSGNWRRRKVIPAVDAEPDLVVEDADSGFCGAVVGFELGAVVLEDRFGKRRNFPLAPAAFLLDGQPVTLRRPAPGATPAQRRVTASGSIAVANVPAQVAKASRIWVEGIHDAALVERIWGDDLRIEGVVVEPLDGIDDLAGAVRGFDPGPRRRLGVLVDHLVPGSKESRIVAAVTHPDVLITGHPYVDVWQAVKPQRVGLSKWPVIPPGRPWKEGVCAAVGVRTPQDMWRKILASVHSYKDVETPLINSMERLIDHVTVIED